The Ziziphus jujuba cultivar Dongzao chromosome 5, ASM3175591v1 genome segment tctacccacaaaaaaaaaaaaaaaaaaaaaaaaaagaaaagaaaaagaaatttgtcTGTTCTCTTTCTCCTCCAAGCCATCTAACTAGCACCACCGTTTGCTTTGCCTCTAACGCCAGCTATTTTACATATTCCTGAAATAAGACAAAATTGAGTAACAACATGGTTTCTCTTAATCTCAGAATCTCATGTGGGTTTATCTCAATCCACaacatcaacttttttttttttttaaatttttttcttgaattttgggatgGGTATGTTAGTGTGGTGTTggaatttgtggttgttttatGCTAATCCTGTTGAATCTATAATAATTGGCTTTATGGATTAGGTGGGGAttttgacattaaaaaaaaaaaaaattatgatgttAATCAGCATTTTgctaaaaaatgaattttggtGTTTATAGGGATTTTAGATAACAAACTTGTGTAAATTCGTTAGTTTCTATTGAATCCAATGCCAGGGATAATAGAATGAGGCTTGTGGGATTGACAGGAGGAATCTCATCAGGGAAGAGCACCGTCTCCAATCTTTTCCAGTCTCATGGAATTCCCGTCGTCGATGCCGATCTCCTTGCTTGtgtatgttttttctttcttcatccAGGTCCAAATGTAAAACTTAAACCGAATCTATAAAATTCACTCCTACAGAGAATTGGGCAAAGTAATTGACTGATTAATAATCATTCAATGGCTTGGCTTGAAGGTTTGACTCCATGGACGATATTGGCTTGAAAGTTTTCGAATATGAAACTTTTCAATATATGAATAATGAAACCCTTTAAGCACTTTAaagttttcaaatatgaaaCTCTTCAATATATGGATGATAAAACTCTTTATGCGATTGGTAGTTTGAAGGCTATATACCCAAATGAGATGGAAAAAATAGCCGAAGAAAGTGCAGCAGTTGACTCGTGTATAAGAACTTTAGCGGATGGTGATGGGAATTCCTGTTGtctactttttcttcttcattgtcCTCCAAGAAGGAATAAATCATTAATGGACAGGTGCTAGTGAGATGGTTCAGAGGAGAAACCGAACAAacgttgttgtttttttttttttttttgggatagatTATGTTTtaagaatattattataaaacctaaaaaataaaaactaattaattaattaagaattttaTTAGTGATGTATCATTATTAAATCGACTGCCATGTCAATGCCATATCATTTGGATtacgattttcaaatttttgataTCCATAGcattattgttttataaatcACAAAATGCATATGATCATTTCCTTCCTACCAGTTTGGAGTATGGAGattcaaatttgaattattatacaagaaaatactaatttttattaGACTGCAATGACGTGTCCAAAAAAATTAGTCAGAAGGAGCTCAATTAAAAACATTCCTTTCAAAGaacttaaataataattatgataataaagCCAAAAACCTAGTcgtgcataattaataatttttgttttttattcaacTGTAATTGCGTAGTGATGTAAAACAATTAAACAGTTTAATGTCCTTAATAACTTATGTTCATTAGTTAATGCCCAAAAGTTATTCAAAAACAATGTCACAAAAGTCAATGTGATACCCAAAATCTTTATCTGTCGCCATCAAACACTAATATTTAATGatgacccaaaaaagaaaatgctgATAATTAATGATTTTGGAAAGAAGAAGACACTGATAATTACTTAcaagaaaaacttaaaaaaggtCGACTCATGattatttatcataaatttaaaaatgatcaaACACTGATAATTTATCACTAATTCTCGAAATCAACAAAATGAATTTACGCACGCAAGGTGAAAAATTCTTCTGTAACACTTGGAAAATAttcgtatatatgtatatgtcttAAGTTTACATCCCCAGCTATATAAGTGATAAAATTGTTTCCTATCGTGATTtagaagaaaatgtatttttagTCAATATCGTTATCTAATGGAATAGTCACCCAAAGTAggcttgttttgttttgttttggtttttttcaaaTGTCCAAAAAGTTATTCAAAAACAGTGTCACAAAAGTCAATGTGATACCCAGAGTCTTTATCTGTTCGCCATCAAACACTAATACTTAAGGATGACCCAAAGAAGATTcagcttataaaaaaaaataaaaaaagagaagatgACCCAAAGAAGAAAACACTGATAATTAATGATGtccgaaaaaagaagaaactgacaattaattaccaaaaacaatataaataaaaaaacaaaacaagaaaagtCGACACAAGATTATTTATCATAAGtttaaaaatgatcaaatactGATTATTTATCACTAATTGTCGAAATCAACAAGATGAATTCACTTGCGAAATATtcgtatatatatgtgaaaatctTTAAGTTTACATCCCCAGCCATACACGTGATAAAATTGTTTCCCATCATCTTTtagaagaaaatgtatttttagTGAATATCATTATCTAACGGAATtcaaagtagtttttttttttttctttttttggttttgttttttattttttattttgaaatatcaaattCAATGGTTGTTGGATTCTATCATTTTCGTATCTCACaacttgattttttaaaatttttttggcccCTTTCAACTAAAAGCATTTGAATCAAAGGTCTGCACATGCCATAACAACTTGAAGCGAGGTACTCCATTGGATCGGcatcagaaaaaaataattgattaattcaCTCTTCAGTAAAATATTGACTATGTATCGTACAATAATTGATTAATTCACTCTTCAGTAAAATATTGAGTATGTATCGTACTTTCACCTCTTACCCATTAATCCTGCCAGCGCATGTATGTTGTTGAGAATATGCTTACTAGATAAAAATATCTTAGTATTTTTGGACGTATAAAATTTTGACTTCTTTCCGAATCAATACAATTATCACCACCGAAGTCCACAAATGAAGCTGGCCTTTATAATTGATTTGTGAAgtcaataaaattatcaaagcaTAAATTGAAAACTACATATGATATGAATACCAACCATATagtcttgtttttatttaattatttttatttacagaGCGCAGCCGGCAGACCCGACCCCCTCCTCCAATAAAGCAGCCAAAGAGCCAATAAAAAGGCAGGGTATAGAAACACACTCACAAGTGAATTAGCAAAGAACACCCCATTAGAGAAAATGGACTTGTTcattctttctcttcctctctttgCTATTGCTCTCTACTATCTCTATTGTGCTTGGAAACCCAGAAATTCCAATACAAATAATGAAAAGCTTCTTTCTCTACCACCGGGTCCGAAATGTTGGCCTATCATCGGCGATAACCTTAACTATATTTTCGGATCCCAAAAGGGTGGTCAGGATAAATTCTTCGAACAAAGGACCAACAGCTACTCTCACAAGCTCTTCAAGACGAAGTTGTTCGATGAAGATATGCTCTTCTTCTGCACCGCAGAGGGAAATAAGTTCGTCTTCTCCAACGAGAACAAGCTTGTCAAATCATGGTTTCCGAAAACCTTCGAGAAAATCTTCGCCGCCCCCAACAGTTCGTCGGTGATAAGAgacgaaataaaaatattccgCAAAGTTGTTGTCCAATTTCTCAAGCCTGAGTCGCTGAAAAATTATGTGGATATCATAGACTACGAGACCCAGAAGCACTTGAAGACGTGCTGGGACGGCAAAAAAGAACTAACGGTGTTCCCGCTGATGATTAGCTACACCATCGGATTAGGTTTTCGACTCTTCTTGAGCACCGAGGTCGAtccgaaagaaaaagaaatacttGATCACCAATTTCATGATGTTTCCGGTGGGCTTTTTCCGGTATTTCCTTTCGATCTTCCCGGAACGAAGCTTAACGTAGCCATCAAAACTGCCAAGCAGATCACCAAAGTTGTTGAGAAGATGGTAAAGCAAAGGTGGAAGGAGATTTTGGAAAACAAGGCTGCCTTTGAGGATGCTCATGACGTTTTAACCCACTTGCTCATGGAGGCAAAAGGCATGTTATTCAAAAACGACTACGACATCGCCAAGAAACTGTATGGCTTTGTCAATGGTGCATATGAAAATCCAAGCGCTTTGATTTCTTCTATCATGTTCTATCTTGCCGATCTTCCTCAAGTTTACGACCGGGTTCGTCaaggtaaattttattttattactctgGAAATTTCCATCTGGCTAATTCTAAACATCTCACGTCCAATATGTAATTCGGATGAAATAACCCATAAAGTATATTTAATTGTGTATCTATATTCTATAaagatatataaacatatataaatatatatatatatataaatatatatatatatatatatttacattttttttttggctgaaactgtactgtatatatatacatatatgttgtgGAAATCATAAATTCATAGCCATGCTCTTGCTTAGTTCTATGtctataaatagataataaaaataatgacagAGCAAATGGAGATTGCAAATTCAAAAGCACCCGGAGAGCCGTTGAATTGGGGGGATATAAAAAAGATGAAGTATACTTGGAATGTGGCATGTGAGGTTATGAGACTGGTTCCACCCACTCAAGGAAATTTTAGAGAGGTCCTTACTGACTTTGTCTATGAAGGATTTCATATCCCAAAGGGATTCAAGGTAATAAGAGTTTGTGACTAAACTACCCTTATAATTGCGgatttttctattaattatcaTCATTTGGCAAATACTAATTGGgtaggtttaattattttttaatttcttatactAAAATgcctatttaaaaaattaaaccttTTTAAATAGCTACGTAACATATAAATCCTATTAATGAttctcaataataataataataaatatagtatccttttataattatatatgactaatatttatgataattttgatGTTGGTATATATGTAGATACACTTGAACGCCTTTGCAACACATAAAAACCCGAAATACTTTCCAGATCCAGAAAAGTTCGACCCATCTAGGTTTGAAGGAGACGGACCAGTTCCATTTTCATACATCCCATTTGGAGGAGGACCTCGAATGTGTCCCGGAAAAGAGTATGGTCGTTTGAATGTACTGGTTTTCATGCATAACATTGTCAAAACTTACAGATGGGAAAAGGTGATCCCGGATGAGAAAATTACGGCCAATCCACTTTCAGCACCCAGCAAAGGCCTTCCTATTCGTCTCTATCCGAtcaattaaaaatcataattctgCATTTGGACTCGTCAACTCGCTTGCTTGCAGGACAACCTTTACATGGTCCATGcgtttccattttttcttgaACGTGTTTGTGTTGTGCTAATAATATCTTGATGCatctaccaaaaaaataaatatcttgatgcactttgtattttttttccaattgttTATTTAAGTGGGTTATCCCACTTGGTGGCGAtcgtttaaaattaattgtaagtGTTTGAAAGTTTCATAATTTATGTGAAATTACATGAATACCCCTCGTAGTTCAAATTAAACTTTGTGTTTGAcagttcaaattaattattagtgtTTGACAGTTTCATAATTTGTGTGAAATTAGACGAATATCCCTCTTAGTTCAAATTAAACTATGTGTTTGACagttcaaattaatttatgtCATAGCTTCGCAATTTTTACACTATCAGAGAACCGCGTAGGTTGAGATGCTTAATTAGTTATCTTTCTTTCAACGTCACAATTGTTTTTTTGGCAAAATACaggttaatattt includes the following:
- the LOC107421655 gene encoding beta-amyrin 28-monooxygenase, producing MDLFILSLPLFAIALYYLYCAWKPRNSNTNNEKLLSLPPGPKCWPIIGDNLNYIFGSQKGGQDKFFEQRTNSYSHKLFKTKLFDEDMLFFCTAEGNKFVFSNENKLVKSWFPKTFEKIFAAPNSSSVIRDEIKIFRKVVVQFLKPESLKNYVDIIDYETQKHLKTCWDGKKELTVFPLMISYTIGLGFRLFLSTEVDPKEKEILDHQFHDVSGGLFPVFPFDLPGTKLNVAIKTAKQITKVVEKMVKQRWKEILENKAAFEDAHDVLTHLLMEAKGMLFKNDYDIAKKLYGFVNGAYENPSALISSIMFYLADLPQVYDRVRQEQMEIANSKAPGEPLNWGDIKKMKYTWNVACEVMRLVPPTQGNFREVLTDFVYEGFHIPKGFKIHLNAFATHKNPKYFPDPEKFDPSRFEGDGPVPFSYIPFGGGPRMCPGKEYGRLNVLVFMHNIVKTYRWEKVIPDEKITANPLSAPSKGLPIRLYPIN